The Sandaracinaceae bacterium genome segment GCGAAACGCATCGGGATCATGGCGGTTATCCCAATGACGATATGACGATCAGCGTCCCCGGTGCTGGGACCGTCGCGTCACGCCGCAGCGCCTCCTCGAGGCCGGGGCGGAGGCGGTCGAGGCCGCTCTGCTGCACGAAGGCGGCGACGATGGCGACGTCGGTGGCCCGGGCGAGGAGCGGGAGGATGTGCCGGGCGAAGGGGTCGTCGGCGCCGGTGGCGAGCGGGCTGGGCTGGGCGAGGTAGTTCCCCTTGCTGGGGATCACGTGCCGGACGCCGCCGCGCGGGTCGTCCATGTCGCCGCGGTAGCGCGGGATGACGTGCACGTGCAGGTGCATGACCGTCTGCCCGGCGGCCTCCCCCGCGTTGAAGCCGACGTTGTAGCCGTCGGGCCTGGGCGCGAGCTCGCGGTCGAGCTGGGCTTTGACCTCGTTGACGGCGTCGAGCAGCGCGCGCTGCTCCTCTCTGGTGGCGTCGAACCAGGTGGCGACGTGCCGCTCGGGCACGATGAGGGTGTGGCCGGGGGAGACGGGGTAGCGGTCGCGGAACGCGAACACGAGCGCGCCGGACCAGGTGCGGTCCTCGGCCGGGAGCGCGCAGAACGGGCAGCGCTTGTCGCTGGGGGACGA includes the following:
- a CDS encoding HIT domain-containing protein; this encodes MSSPSDKRCPFCALPAEDRTWSGALVFAFRDRYPVSPGHTLIVPERHVATWFDATREEQRALLDAVNEVKAQLDRELAPRPDGYNVGFNAGEAAGQTVMHLHVHVIPRYRGDMDDPRGGVRHVIPSKGNYLAQPSPLATGADDPFARHILPLLARATDVAIVAAFVQQSGLDRLRPGLEEALRRDATVPAPGTLIVISSLG